Proteins encoded together in one Anopheles darlingi chromosome 3, idAnoDarlMG_H_01, whole genome shotgun sequence window:
- the LOC125955853 gene encoding uncharacterized protein LOC125955853, giving the protein MKFLIMTICLFVLAFALTAALPAVHDEGIFGDDGTADDTLNPQDPQAFLLKKLLLKKKLLLLG; this is encoded by the exons atGAAATTCCTTATCATG ACCATCTGCCTGTTCGTGCTGGCGTTCGCCCTGACGGCGGCCCTTCCTGCCGTGCACGACGAGGGTATCTTCGGTGACGATGGAACCGCGGACGACACCCTCAACCCCCAGGACCCGCAGGCCTTCCtgctgaagaagctgctgctcaagaagaaattgctgctgctcggttaa